Genomic window (Pseudomonadota bacterium):
GTCGGGCGAACCAGAACAAGCCCACACCACCGCCGCCAGGGCAAACAGTAGCCACTTCATGGAGCACCTCTCCTTGTTTTCCAGAATTGTTTCCATTATACGACCCCCGAAAGACCTATAACACCATATTATATTAGGCGTTTTCCGAAGAAAGTAAAGCCGTATCGTTCCGGCTAATGGCGACCAACGAGGAAGTCCTGGCCGGAATTGGCAGACGAATAGCCGAGATACGGACCAACCGGAACCTGACCCAGGCGCAAGTTGCCGAGGCCATCAATATCGGAGTGCAGTACCTACAGATCGTCGAGGCAGGAAGACAGAACCTCACGATCTCTACCCTGAACCGCCTGGCGGTCTTCCTCCCCGGTCGACAGTTGAAAAGCGGCCAGTGAAAGACAGGTCAAAAGCGGCCAGTCGGGCCGGGACCTGATCTGGGATCGATCTACTTCTTCTTCTCCTCGTGTTTCAAGCCCGCATGTTTGGTTCGCCAGCTTTTAGGGCCGCAGCGCAGGACGTGTCCGTGGTGGAGGAGGCGGTCGAGCATGGCGGAGACGGCGGCGGTGTCGCCGAGGAGCTTGCCCCAGTCCTCGACCGGACGATTGGAGGTGACGAGCGTGCTGGCGCGCTCGTAGCGGCGCATGATCAGCTCGAGCAGGTCCTCGGCGGCGCTGTGCGGGAGCTTGCGCAGGGCGGTATCGATCTCGACGAGATTCATGGGGACTCCTCCTGGTGCGAGGTCATCCGCTGGACGACGTCGCGGTAGTGGGTCAGCTCGCGGATGAGCGGGTCGACCTGGCGGACGGAGATCGGGGGCTCGGCGAAGCGGTCGAGGTAGGCGCGGACGCAGCGGTAGGTGGGCGCGCCGGCGTCGAGGGCGGCGGCGCAGGCGCGGTCGGTCTGGTCCGGGCCGTGCTTGCGGACGAGGGAGAGGACGCCGAGGATGCCGCGGACGCCGGTCTCGCCGTACTGGGCGTGGACGCGGGCGCACAGCTCGCCGATGGCGGTCCCGGCGACGCGCGCCCGTTCGAGGAGCTGGAGTGTGGAGCGCGGGGTGCGCGCGGGCCGGTCCTCCTCGCGGACGCGGTAGCCGCCCGGCTTCTGGCGCGTGTGCTCGCGCAGCAGCGTGTGGGAGCGCGGGTCGATGAGGCGGACGCAGATCGAGTCCCACTGGACGATCACCTTGCGGCCGATCCAG
Coding sequences:
- a CDS encoding helix-turn-helix transcriptional regulator; this translates as MATNEEVLAGIGRRIAEIRTNRNLTQAQVAEAINIGVQYLQIVEAGRQNLTISTLNRLAVFLPGRQLKSGQ